In a single window of the Coriobacteriia bacterium genome:
- a CDS encoding DUF2249 domain-containing protein, whose product MAQAANGMVIDIRGVTPAMRRPLVFAVVDRMIDIDCHDSIVVICDHDPSGLGYQLDLRRESRGMFEFDCDQRLDGAWVALIRRRIA is encoded by the coding sequence ATGGCACAGGCCGCCAACGGAATGGTGATCGACATCCGGGGTGTCACTCCGGCCATGCGCCGACCGCTGGTCTTCGCCGTCGTGGATCGGATGATCGACATCGACTGCCACGACAGCATTGTGGTCATCTGCGACCACGATCCGTCCGGTCTCGGCTATCAGCTGGACCTTCGCCGCGAGTCTCGCGGGATGTTCGAGTTCGACTGCGACCAGCGCCTCGATGGCGCGTGGGTCGCCCTCATCCGCAGGCGGATCGCTTAG